From Paenibacillus polymyxa, the proteins below share one genomic window:
- the nrdI gene encoding class Ib ribonucleoside-diphosphate reductase assembly flavoprotein NrdI, which translates to MLIIYDSLTGNVERFTKKLEMKCVKIVEGLIVDEPYVLITYTTGFGQVPLSVEKFLRKNNVNLKGVIGSGNMNWGSYYNGAAKKISEQYETPLIHTFELSGNLNDIEKVKLEVTNIV; encoded by the coding sequence ATGTTGATTATATATGATTCACTGACTGGTAATGTGGAGCGATTTACAAAGAAACTTGAAATGAAATGCGTAAAGATCGTTGAAGGATTAATTGTTGATGAACCTTACGTATTAATCACTTACACGACTGGATTTGGGCAGGTTCCATTGTCAGTTGAGAAGTTCCTAAGAAAAAACAATGTCAATTTAAAAGGTGTCATTGGTAGTGGAAATATGAACTGGGGCAGTTATTATAATGGTGCCGCAAAGAAAATATCAGAACAATATGAAACACCTCTTATTCATACATTTGAATTATCGGGTAACTTAAATGACATTGAAAAGGTGAAACTGGAGGTAACAAATATTGTCTAA
- the nrdE gene encoding class 1b ribonucleoside-diphosphate reductase subunit alpha — translation MIQNNGQYQFEKDKEAVKTYFIEHINQNTVFFHNLKEKLDYLIENDYYEEEFLNKYTYKETKNIYDIAYAKKFRFPSFMSAFKFYNDYALKTNDKKKILERYEDRVAIVALYLANGNYKKAKKLVTALINQELQPSTPSFLNAGRKRRGELVSCFLMEVGDSLNDISKAIETSMQLSKLGGGVSLSLTKIRAKGEAIKGVENATKGVVGVMKLLDNAFRYADQMGQRQGSGAVYLNVFHADINDFLDTKKISADEDVRVKTLSVGVVIPDKFIELARDDRDTYVFYPHTVFKEYGVHLDDMDINEMYDKLVENPRIRKDKINPRKLLEKMASLRFESGYPYMMFEDNVNAVHALKKIGKVKFSNLCVEIQQLTKVSQYNDYDEEDILGMDVSCNLSSLNIVNVMENKSIQETVEIAMDALTEVAERTSIKNAPAIRLANDLMASVGLGAMNLHGFLAKNKIAYESEQARDFVNTFFMMVNYYSLKRSMEIAQETGKKFYRFEDSEYASGKYFEKYTTQDYAPKTDKAITLFDGIYIPTIQDWQSLCDAVMKYGLRNAYRLAIAPTGSISYVQSSTASVMPIMEKIEQRTYGNSKTYYPMPYLSPETWFFYKEAYDMDMFRVVDMIATIQEHIDQAISFTLFMKDTHTTRDLNRIDLYAHHKGIKTLYYARTKDTSRDDCLSCSV, via the coding sequence ATGATTCAAAATAATGGACAGTATCAATTTGAAAAGGATAAAGAGGCTGTAAAAACATATTTCATTGAACACATTAATCAAAATACAGTTTTCTTTCACAACTTAAAAGAAAAGTTGGACTACCTTATAGAGAATGACTACTATGAGGAAGAGTTCTTAAATAAATATACATATAAAGAAACTAAGAATATTTATGATATTGCATATGCAAAGAAATTCAGATTCCCTTCATTTATGAGCGCTTTTAAATTCTACAATGATTATGCTCTTAAAACAAACGACAAGAAAAAAATACTTGAGCGCTATGAAGATCGCGTAGCAATCGTGGCCCTTTATCTTGCAAATGGAAATTATAAAAAGGCAAAAAAGTTAGTTACAGCGTTAATTAATCAAGAATTGCAACCAAGCACACCTTCTTTTTTAAACGCTGGACGCAAAAGAAGAGGAGAACTTGTTTCTTGTTTTCTTATGGAAGTTGGAGATTCGTTGAATGATATTTCAAAAGCAATTGAGACATCAATGCAACTATCCAAACTTGGTGGAGGTGTATCGCTTTCTCTTACCAAGATTAGAGCAAAAGGAGAAGCAATTAAAGGTGTAGAAAATGCGACAAAAGGTGTCGTAGGCGTTATGAAGCTGCTGGACAACGCGTTTAGATATGCCGATCAGATGGGGCAAAGACAAGGTTCTGGTGCTGTATACCTCAATGTCTTCCATGCTGACATTAATGACTTTTTAGACACAAAAAAAATCTCAGCAGATGAAGATGTTCGAGTGAAAACTTTATCTGTTGGTGTTGTAATTCCAGATAAATTTATTGAACTCGCTAGGGATGATAGAGACACATATGTATTTTATCCTCATACGGTATTTAAAGAATATGGTGTTCATTTAGATGATATGGATATAAATGAAATGTACGATAAGTTAGTCGAAAATCCCAGAATAAGAAAAGATAAAATCAATCCTCGAAAATTACTAGAAAAAATGGCATCTCTACGATTTGAATCTGGTTATCCATATATGATGTTCGAGGATAACGTAAATGCAGTTCATGCACTCAAAAAAATAGGTAAAGTAAAATTCAGCAATCTTTGTGTTGAAATTCAACAATTAACAAAAGTATCTCAATACAATGACTATGACGAAGAAGATATCTTAGGTATGGACGTTTCATGTAATTTAAGCTCATTGAATATAGTGAATGTTATGGAAAATAAATCGATTCAGGAAACTGTTGAAATTGCGATGGATGCTTTAACAGAGGTGGCTGAACGAACTTCAATTAAAAATGCACCAGCTATTCGTTTGGCAAATGATTTAATGGCATCTGTAGGATTGGGGGCAATGAATCTTCATGGGTTCTTGGCTAAAAATAAAATTGCCTATGAAAGTGAACAAGCCAGAGATTTCGTAAACACATTTTTTATGATGGTTAATTACTATTCGCTAAAGAGATCTATGGAGATTGCGCAAGAGACTGGGAAAAAGTTTTACCGTTTTGAAGACAGTGAATATGCATCGGGAAAATACTTTGAAAAGTATACTACTCAGGATTATGCACCTAAAACTGACAAAGCAATAACTCTCTTTGATGGTATCTATATCCCTACAATCCAAGATTGGCAGTCGTTATGCGATGCTGTTATGAAATATGGCTTAAGAAACGCATATCGTTTAGCAATTGCTCCTACTGGAAGCATTTCTTATGTTCAGTCGTCAACTGCTTCGGTGATGCCCATTATGGAAAAAATCGAACAACGTACATATGGGAACTCTAAGACTTATTATCCAATGCCTTACCTTTCACCTGAAACGTGGTTTTTCTATAAAGAAGCATATGATATGGATATGTTCCGTGTTGTTGATATGATTGCAACGATCCAAGAGCATATCGACCAAGCTATTAGCTTTACTTTATTTATGAAAGACACTCACACTACAAGAGATTTAAACAGAATTGATTTATATGCCCACCATAAAGGCATCAAGACATTATATTATGCGCGTACTAAAGACACTTCCAGAGACGATTGTTTGTCTTGTTCGGTTTAA
- a CDS encoding ribonucleotide-diphosphate reductase subunit beta — MDEAIHGAYIGLLAQEIYNKQSDVTKKELSTFALNLLIKLYDNELNYTEDIYDSVGLTHDVKKFLRYNANKALQNIGFDPYFEYEEVNQIVINGLDTKTKSMDFFSLKGNSYQKANTESLRDEDFYFIE, encoded by the coding sequence ATGGATGAAGCGATACATGGTGCATACATCGGTTTACTTGCTCAAGAAATTTACAATAAGCAATCTGACGTAACAAAGAAAGAATTATCTACTTTTGCATTAAATCTATTGATTAAACTATATGACAATGAGCTGAATTATACTGAAGATATTTATGATTCTGTTGGATTAACTCACGATGTTAAAAAGTTCCTTAGGTATAATGCAAATAAAGCACTCCAGAACATCGGTTTTGATCCTTATTTTGAATATGAAGAAGTAAATCAGATCGTAATTAATGGACTGGATACAAAAACCAAGTCTATGGACTTTTTTTCATTAAAAGGGAACTCATATCAAAAGGCCAATACAGAATCATTACGAGATGAAGATTTTTATTTTATAGAATAA
- the thyA gene encoding thymidylate synthase, which produces MSSVDNQYLALVRDILENGYEDTNRTTDRSKKVFGKVLRFNLAEEFPLLTLKFTGYKTLTKEMLWIYQQGSNDVQWLNDRGIKIWDEWKLPDGTIGEAYGAQIKKHNQINKLIDELKNNPQSRRMVIDLWAVADLDKMSLTPCMFNHIADVNDGKLNWHTTIRSSDVALGLPYNIAQTAILVHMIAQVAGLQVGELMIAITNAHLYEQHYEPIKEIFNRTSYPAPKLWLDPTVTDFHEFDVDKHVKVLDYQSHPSIKMRVSV; this is translated from the coding sequence ATGTCATCCGTTGATAATCAATATTTAGCTCTTGTAAGAGATATTCTAGAGAATGGATACGAAGATACCAATAGAACAACAGATCGTAGCAAAAAAGTGTTTGGAAAAGTATTACGATTCAATCTTGCTGAAGAGTTCCCTCTTCTTACACTTAAATTCACTGGATATAAAACATTAACTAAAGAAATGCTATGGATTTATCAGCAGGGTTCGAACGATGTTCAATGGTTAAATGATAGAGGTATTAAGATTTGGGATGAATGGAAGTTGCCTGATGGTACTATCGGTGAAGCTTATGGCGCTCAAATCAAAAAGCATAATCAAATCAATAAGTTGATTGACGAACTTAAAAACAACCCTCAATCTAGAAGAATGGTTATTGATTTGTGGGCAGTTGCCGATTTGGATAAAATGTCGTTAACTCCTTGTATGTTCAATCATATTGCCGATGTGAATGACGGTAAGTTAAACTGGCATACAACTATTAGATCTTCTGATGTTGCTTTAGGCTTACCCTACAATATAGCTCAGACAGCCATTTTGGTGCATATGATTGCCCAAGTAGCAGGTTTACAAGTTGGAGAATTGATGATAGCAATAACTAATGCTCATCTGTATGAACAGCACTATGAGCCTATTAAGGAAATCTTTAACCGTACATCGTATCCTGCCCCTAAGTTGTGGCTTGATCCAACAGTAACAGACTTTCATGAATTTGATGTGGATAAACACGTAAAGGTGCTTGATTATCAATCGCACCCATCCATTAAAATGCGAGTATCGGTATGA